In one window of Posidoniimonas corsicana DNA:
- a CDS encoding TatD family hydrolase yields the protein MLIDTHAHLDQDAFDADRTEVIRRAVDAGVEHVVAIGVTADSSEACVRLAEEHGPVSAAVGIQPNDVAEAKPGDWDRIVELAQRPGVVALGETGLDRHWDFTPFDQQQDYFDRHLRLSQQTGLPFIVHMRDCGEDVLQMLQEARERGPLHGVMHSYTGDAALAEACLALGLDISFAGMVTFKKSNELRAVAQSIPIDRLLVETDCPYLSPEPVRKIRRNEPAHVAHTARLLADACGVPFDDLARQTTANAKRLFRLA from the coding sequence ACACACGCCCACCTCGACCAAGACGCGTTCGATGCGGACCGCACCGAGGTGATCCGCCGAGCCGTCGATGCAGGCGTCGAGCATGTCGTCGCGATCGGGGTCACGGCCGATTCGAGCGAGGCGTGCGTCCGTCTCGCCGAGGAGCACGGCCCCGTCAGCGCCGCGGTCGGAATCCAGCCAAACGACGTGGCCGAGGCCAAACCGGGCGATTGGGACCGGATCGTCGAGCTCGCGCAGCGGCCGGGCGTGGTCGCCCTGGGAGAGACGGGGCTCGACCGGCACTGGGACTTCACGCCGTTCGATCAGCAGCAGGACTACTTCGACCGCCACCTCCGGCTGTCGCAGCAGACCGGACTGCCGTTCATCGTCCACATGCGCGACTGCGGGGAGGACGTCCTGCAGATGCTGCAGGAAGCGCGGGAACGCGGCCCGCTGCACGGTGTGATGCACTCCTACACCGGCGACGCGGCCCTCGCCGAGGCGTGCCTGGCGCTCGGTCTGGACATCAGCTTCGCCGGGATGGTGACCTTCAAGAAGTCGAACGAGCTGCGTGCTGTGGCTCAATCGATCCCGATCGACCGGCTGCTGGTCGAGACCGATTGCCCGTACCTCTCTCCCGAGCCGGTGCGCAAGATCCGTCGGAACGAGCCGGCGCACGTCGCCCACACGGCGCGGCTGCTGGCCGACGCCTGCGGCGTGCCGTTTGACGACCTCGCTCGGCAGACCACCGCCAACGCGAAGCGGCTGTTCCGGCTTGCCTAG
- a CDS encoding VOC family protein produces MPTPLAIGRFNHATLNCRDVGRSVAFYRDLLGLRQMKRPPFSFAGAWLYRDGLGMMIHLNEIQDLPSLPDDIQTRHRHLAFRAEDFDATLADLRERGIPFVERTLPDLGYRQAFFHDPDGNIIELGEWPDVEDLIQRENLELDG; encoded by the coding sequence ATGCCAACACCGCTAGCTATTGGCCGCTTTAATCACGCCACGCTGAACTGCCGCGACGTCGGCCGGAGTGTGGCGTTCTACCGCGATCTGCTCGGCCTCCGTCAGATGAAGCGGCCCCCGTTCAGCTTCGCGGGCGCCTGGCTGTACCGCGACGGCCTAGGGATGATGATCCACCTCAACGAGATTCAGGATCTGCCCTCCCTGCCCGACGATATCCAGACCCGCCACCGCCACCTGGCCTTCCGCGCCGAGGACTTCGACGCGACGCTCGCCGACCTGCGTGAGCGGGGCATCCCGTTCGTGGAGCGCACGCTACCCGACCTGGGCTACCGCCAGGCGTTCTTCCATGACCCCGACGGCAACATCATCGAGCTGGGCGAGTGGCCCGACGTCGAGGACCTGATCCAGCGAGAAAACCTAGAGCTGGACGGCTAG